Proteins encoded by one window of Pseudonocardia sp. HH130629-09:
- a CDS encoding AAA family ATPase — MLCWDDLLPTRPRRILVAGVSGSGKTTLAARLATVTGGPHTEIDALFHGPGWVPRPSFLDDVDRFTAAATWVTEWQYGTARPRLAARADLLVWLDLPFWTVTFPRVLRRTWRRSRHREVLWNGNVEPPLHRLLVDRENIVRWAVATRHNYRELVPAVAREHPALTVVRLRSPREVDDWVAGPLQHSLRGTGLS, encoded by the coding sequence GTGCTGTGCTGGGACGACCTGTTGCCCACCCGACCGCGCCGCATCCTCGTCGCAGGGGTCTCCGGATCCGGGAAGACGACGCTCGCCGCCCGCCTCGCCACGGTGACGGGCGGTCCGCACACCGAGATCGACGCGTTGTTCCACGGCCCCGGGTGGGTGCCGCGCCCGTCCTTCCTCGACGACGTCGACCGGTTCACCGCCGCCGCCACGTGGGTCACCGAGTGGCAGTACGGCACGGCACGCCCGCGCCTGGCGGCCCGCGCGGACCTGCTCGTCTGGCTCGACCTGCCGTTCTGGACCGTCACGTTCCCCCGTGTGCTGCGGCGGACGTGGCGGCGCAGCCGCCACCGTGAGGTGCTGTGGAACGGCAACGTCGAGCCTCCACTGCACCGGCTGCTCGTCGACCGGGAGAACATCGTGCGCTGGGCCGTCGCGACCCGGCACAACTACCGGGAGCTGGTACCCGCGGTCGCCCGGGAGCACCCGGCGCTGACAGTGGTACGGCTGCGGTCACCGCGCGAGGTCGACGACTGGGTCGCCGGGCCGCTCCAGCACTCGCTGCGCGGGACCGGGCTCTCCTGA